In a genomic window of Methylovirgula sp. 4M-Z18:
- a CDS encoding ABC-F family ATP-binding cassette domain-containing protein, with the protein MAPPLLALQDVTLTLGGKPLLEGVEFSVAPGEKICLVGRNGSGKSTLLKIAAGEIESDGGTRFLQPGATVRYLPQEPDLSGFATTLAYAQAGLTDGHDHYRVPYLLEQLGLSGHEDPARLSGGEARRAALVRVLAPEPDILLLDEPTNHLDLPAIEWLEAELASLRSALVLISHDRRFLSDLTRATIWLDRGATRRLDKGFGAFEAWRDDVLEQEEIARHKLDRKIVNEEHWVRYGVTARRKRNVGRLERLAKLRQDVRDQRRVTGDVKMTVTEGKTSGALVVDAEKIAKAYGARPIVKDFSTRVMRGDRVGVIGPNGAGKTTLIRLLTGDLAPDSGQIRLGANLQLATLDQRRASLAPDTTLKDALTGGGSDNVILNGQPKHVIGYMRDFLFTPEQARTPVGKLSGGERGRLTLARALSLPSNFLVLDEPTNDLDLETLDLLQEMIGDYSGTVLVVSHDRDFLDRVATSVIVSEGDGRWTEYAGGYSDMVAQRGYGVQPVQALTPQRETASAAQLEKPQPQSSVKRKLSFKEKHALETLPAKMDKLRALKAALQTKLDDPALYSRDPAAFDKATQAFVAAEAELAKCEDEWLELELLREEIEG; encoded by the coding sequence ATGGCCCCGCCCCTTCTCGCGCTTCAGGACGTCACTCTTACCCTCGGCGGCAAGCCGTTGCTGGAAGGCGTGGAATTTTCCGTCGCGCCGGGCGAGAAGATTTGCCTCGTGGGCCGCAACGGGTCGGGCAAGTCGACCCTGCTGAAAATCGCCGCCGGCGAAATCGAGAGCGACGGCGGCACCCGCTTCTTGCAGCCTGGCGCCACCGTGCGCTATTTGCCGCAGGAACCCGACCTTTCCGGCTTCGCAACCACCCTCGCCTATGCGCAAGCCGGCCTGACCGACGGGCACGATCACTATCGCGTTCCCTATCTCCTCGAACAATTGGGATTGAGCGGCCACGAAGATCCGGCCCGCCTGTCGGGTGGCGAAGCACGCCGCGCCGCGCTCGTGCGCGTGCTGGCGCCGGAGCCCGACATTCTGCTGCTCGACGAGCCGACCAACCATCTCGACCTCCCGGCGATCGAATGGCTCGAAGCCGAACTCGCATCGCTGCGCTCGGCCCTGGTGCTGATCAGCCATGACCGGCGTTTCTTGAGCGACCTGACCCGCGCCACGATCTGGCTCGACCGCGGCGCGACCCGGCGCCTGGACAAAGGCTTTGGCGCCTTCGAGGCCTGGCGCGACGACGTGCTCGAACAGGAAGAGATCGCGCGGCACAAGCTCGACCGCAAGATCGTCAACGAAGAGCATTGGGTGCGCTACGGCGTCACTGCGCGGCGCAAGCGCAATGTCGGCCGCCTCGAGCGTCTCGCCAAACTGCGCCAGGATGTGCGCGACCAGCGCCGAGTCACCGGCGACGTCAAGATGACCGTGACGGAAGGCAAAACGTCCGGCGCTCTGGTGGTCGATGCGGAAAAAATCGCCAAAGCCTATGGCGCGCGTCCGATCGTCAAGGATTTCTCGACCCGCGTCATGCGCGGCGACCGTGTCGGCGTGATCGGCCCGAACGGCGCTGGCAAGACCACATTGATCCGCCTGCTCACCGGCGACTTGGCGCCCGACAGCGGCCAAATTCGCCTCGGCGCCAATTTGCAGCTTGCGACCCTCGACCAGCGCCGCGCCAGCCTCGCACCCGACACAACCTTAAAGGACGCGCTCACCGGCGGGGGCAGCGACAATGTGATTTTGAACGGCCAGCCGAAACATGTCATCGGCTATATGCGCGATTTTCTGTTTACGCCGGAACAGGCGCGCACGCCGGTCGGGAAACTCTCGGGCGGCGAGCGCGGTCGCCTGACCCTCGCCCGCGCCCTCAGCCTGCCGTCGAATTTCCTCGTGCTCGACGAACCGACCAACGATCTCGATCTCGAAACCCTCGATCTGTTGCAGGAAATGATCGGCGATTATTCCGGCACGGTGCTGGTCGTCAGCCACGATCGCGATTTTCTCGATCGGGTTGCGACCTCGGTGATCGTGTCTGAAGGCGATGGCCGCTGGACCGAATATGCCGGCGGCTATTCCGACATGGTGGCGCAGCGGGGCTATGGCGTTCAGCCGGTGCAGGCCTTGACGCCGCAGCGCGAGACCGCGTCCGCGGCGCAGCTTGAGAAGCCGCAGCCGCAGAGTTCAGTAAAACGCAAGCTGTCCTTCAAGGAAAAGCACGCACTCGAAACTTTGCCCGCGAAAATGGACAAGCTGCGCGCCTTGAAAGCGGCCTTGCAAACCAAGCTCGACGACCCGGCGCTTTACAGCCGCGATCCCGCCGCCTTCGACAAGGCGACCCAAGCTTTCGTTGCGGCGGAAGCCGAGCTTGCAAAATGCGAAGACGAATGGCTCGAGCTCGAATTGCTGCGCGAGGAGATTGAAGGGTAG